The stretch of DNA GTGCGGCTGGGGTCAAATCCTCCCCAAACTTCACGATCACCAAACGGCCGTTTTAGTTTTATGTCGAAGTCTTGCCAGGTTGCCGAATCGGTAATACATTTTTGTAATTTATCAAAATCAAATACACCTTTGCCGCTATCAGCGAATATGCAGCAATACAGCATATTAAAGGCTTGGGCGCTTTTTGAATCTCGTAGATCCTCGATATCGACTTTATCAAAACCAAGATCAACCGCATTTTGTAGTGTAATAACGAGCCGTGCCCATTTATCAGGGCATACGGTGAAATTCATTTCTAAATCTTTATCTTTCGGGAATACAATATTTTTGCGTTTAGGATTATCTTTTTTCCACTCTTCACCGCTCCATTTTGCGTAAGCTTGATGGGCTTTAATACTTGGCGTTGAGAATAATGTTTCACGATATTTTTGCGTTGCCATTCCGCTAGCAGCATCATAAAGCTGTTGGAATTTTGACATCCAAAAAACTTCATCAAAATATAAGTTACCGCTATAGCCTTGCGCTGTGCTTACATTGTTAGCGCAAAAGATTAAATAAGCGTGATTACTCAAGATGATTTTATCTTTACCATCGCCTTTTAATTCAATATCAAAGAACTGATCGGCAATTTTTTTGATATACATTTCAAATATTTTGGCTTGGGCTTTTGATGCTGATACAAATATTTGATTATTACCGGTTAATACCGCATCTTCGAATGCTTCATAGGCAAAATAGAACGTAAAGCCAATTTGCCGGCTTTTTAAAATGAATCGGCGCAGTGAAATATCTTTATTATCACGAACATATAATTGATGGGGGTAGAGCAAATCACCGGCAACCTGATTGAAATCGTCTTTCGTTAAGTGCGATATATCATTTTTTTTTGTTTTGCCTTTCTTTTTACTCGCTTTAGCATTGCTATGTTGAGCCGCGGATTCCTGATTTAATTCATTATGTACAGCGCCGGCGGCGGTGGTTAAAGCAGTATTTAATGGCGAAGCTTTTAGCTTCTTACTCATGATCTTACAATGCTGATCAATCAATCGTTCCAGTTCTTTTAATTCAAGCTCGCTTTTATTCTCTCGCCCGGTTAATAACACTATCCGCCGGTTAATCGCATCTTCAACGGATTCTTCGCTAAGTAGTAATGCCCAATTATATTTCTCCGCCCAATAGTAAACGATCCTTGCGCTTGGTAAGCGTAACGATTTGGCGATTTCTTTCGGTGTGTGGCGCTGTAAGTAAAGCGCTTTTGCTGCATTTCGCAGTTCGGATGTATATTTCATGACACTATTGTCTAGTAATCATAAAAAACAATCATCAAACGCTTTTCGGATAAGGGTTTTTATCCGAATCCTACCGCGTGCAATAAGTGATAACACAAATTAACATGCACACATCAATTAACCATTATTAAAAATCGACATGGCAGAAGAAATTAAAAAAAGCGATTGGTTTTGCATTGCGCAAGAGGGTAAAACCATCGACGGGCGAGACATCAAACGAGAATGGATAGAAAGCGCAGCGAATACTTATAGTGTTGAACTCTATGCAGCAATGATCTGGTGTGAGCATGAAGATCCTGAGTGGCGCCAATGGTGTACTAATTTCGGCATGGTCGAAGAAGTGAAAACTGAAGAGAAAAACGGCAAGTTACGTTTAATGGCTCGTTTACGTGCTAATCAGTTTTTACAAGAGCTAAATAAAGCTGAGCAAAAAGTTTTT from Orbaceae bacterium lpD04 encodes:
- a CDS encoding terminase family protein; the encoded protein is MKYTSELRNAAKALYLQRHTPKEIAKSLRLPSARIVYYWAEKYNWALLLSEESVEDAINRRIVLLTGRENKSELELKELERLIDQHCKIMSKKLKASPLNTALTTAAGAVHNELNQESAAQHSNAKASKKKGKTKKNDISHLTKDDFNQVAGDLLYPHQLYVRDNKDISLRRFILKSRQIGFTFYFAYEAFEDAVLTGNNQIFVSASKAQAKIFEMYIKKIADQFFDIELKGDGKDKIILSNHAYLIFCANNVSTAQGYSGNLYFDEVFWMSKFQQLYDAASGMATQKYRETLFSTPSIKAHQAYAKWSGEEWKKDNPKRKNIVFPKDKDLEMNFTVCPDKWARLVITLQNAVDLGFDKVDIEDLRDSKSAQAFNMLYCCIFADSGKGVFDFDKLQKCITDSATWQDFDIKLKRPFGDREVWGGFDPSRTRDNATFVVIAPPIHEREKFRILEIYQWRGVNFKHMASEIKKIKDKYRMTYIGIDITGIGYGVYEHVKEFAPRETREIHYNVNIKNQLVLKMLDVVGDERIEWDESNNTLIASFLSIEQQTTAKSNQITYAASRSESTGHADEFFAISHAVFNEPLNTTKIRKSRWGFSK